TGGTTCCACGCCAGAACGTTGCCCTTGGCATCCAGACCGATCTCGGCACGATGCACATACATCGGGCGGTAGTAGCCGCCATGAATGTCGTCTTCTCGGCTCCAGATGACTTTGACCGGCTCCCGGTGCCCCGCCCGACGCCACGCTTTCGCCACCTGTGCGGCCTCGACACCATAGTCGGACGTCGGCACCGCGCGACGGCCGAAACCACCCCCGGCCATTAACGTGTGCAGCTTGACTTGCTCCGGCTTCAGATCGAGCGTGCGCGCCATGGCCGCCTGGTCGACGGTCTGGAACTGTGTGCCCGTCCACACTTCCGCCCCTTTGTCTGTGAGCTGTACGGTGCAATTCAACGGCTCCATCGGGGCATGGGCCAGATACGGGAAGCTGTATTCGGCGACGAGCGTTTTCGGCGCGCCCTTGAGTTTGGAGATGTCGGCATCGATAGCGACAGTCCCCGGTGTCTTGGCCATTTCCTTGAATTTGGCCAGTTGCGCGGTGGTGTCGACGTGCTCGACACCGCTGGTGTCCCACGTGGCATTCAACGCGTCGCGCCCGGTCTTGGCCTGCCAGTAGCCATCGGCAATCACGGCCACGGCGGTGCCGCCCCGGTCGTCGGGAATCTCCAGCACGTCGCGCACACCCTTGATCGCGCGCGCCGCTTTGGCGTCAAAGCTCTTTACCTTTGCACCGAATACCGGCGGACGTGCCACGACCGCCACTTTGAGGTTCGGCAGCTTGAAGTCCATGCCGTACATGGGCACGCCGGTCGACTTGGCGCGCGCGTCGAGCCGGCCGGTCGGCTTGCCGAGCAGACGGAACGCGGACGGATCTTTCAGGGCGACGTCGGCCGGCACCGGCAGCGCTTGCGCCCGCGCAGCGAGGCTGCCGTAGGTGGCGCGCTGGCCATTGGGGCCCAGGACGACGCCGTTTTCGGTGCGCAGTTGCGACGCAGGGACTTTCCACTGCTGTGCGGCAGCGGCGATGAGCATGGCGCGGGCCGATGCCCCGATGCGCCGGTACTGAAGCCACGAGTGCGCAACGGACCCGGAGCCCCCCGTCATCTGAATGCCGAATAACGGGTCTTTGTAGACGTCGGCCGCAGGCGCCAATTCGCTTCGTACTTTGGACCAGTCGCAATCGAGTTCTTCGGCGACGAGCATGGGCAGTGCGGTCTGCACGCCCTGTCCGAAGTCGAGTCGGTTGACCTGAATGGTGACGGTGTCGTCCGGCGCAATGCGCACGAACGCCGACGGCACGACGGGGGTGGCCGCCGCGCCCTGCG
This window of the Pandoraea fibrosis genome carries:
- a CDS encoding xanthine dehydrogenase family protein molybdopterin-binding subunit, with protein sequence MRGLRFSQRPGVAVGDFAGVSRRAFLKTSAMAAGGLMLEMSLPGAMRSASAQGAAATPVVPSAFVRIAPDDTVTIQVNRLDFGQGVQTALPMLVAEELDCDWSKVRSELAPAADVYKDPLFGIQMTGGSGSVAHSWLQYRRIGASARAMLIAAAAQQWKVPASQLRTENGVVLGPNGQRATYGSLAARAQALPVPADVALKDPSAFRLLGKPTGRLDARAKSTGVPMYGMDFKLPNLKVAVVARPPVFGAKVKSFDAKAARAIKGVRDVLEIPDDRGGTAVAVIADGYWQAKTGRDALNATWDTSGVEHVDTTAQLAKFKEMAKTPGTVAIDADISKLKGAPKTLVAEYSFPYLAHAPMEPLNCTVQLTDKGAEVWTGTQFQTVDQAAMARTLDLKPEQVKLHTLMAGGGFGRRAVPTSDYGVEAAQVAKAWRRAGHREPVKVIWSREDDIHGGYYRPMYVHRAEIGLDAKGNVLAWNHTIVGQSILQGTPFEKMMVKNGIDATSVEGVSGTPYAVPLRLTLHSPQVNVPVLWWRSVGNTHTAFVMETLVDELAKNAGQDPVAYRYALMGDKHPRHREALALAVERSGYGKTKLPQGQAWGVAVHESFDSVVAYVVVAEMRNGSPRLVSATAGVHCNFAVNPLTVAAQVEGAALMGLGTTLAGAAITLKDGAVEQSNFHQYTVARLTDMPAISVHVVSSGDAPTGMGEPGLPPLAPAYANALFALTGKRQRALPFEVTQA